The stretch of DNA GGCTTTACGCGCGGCGATAAACTCCTCCACGCGGTCCATCTGTGCCAGCGCGCAGGCAGCCTGCATATCGGTGATCTTGAGGTTGTAACCGAGATGCGAATAAGTGTATTTGTGGTCGTAACCTTCTGGCAGATCGCCGAGCTTCCAGCAAAAACGCTTGCCGCAGGTATTGTCCTTGCCGGGCGGGCAATAGCAATCGCGGCCCCAGTCACGGAACGACTCAATAATCATCTTGAGCTGGTCGTTATTGGTGAACACCGCGCCGCCTTCGCCCATGGTGATGTGATGCGCAGGATAGAAACTCAGTGTGCCGATGTCGCCGAAGGTGCCGACCAGCTTGCCGTTATAGGTGGAACCGAGCGCATCGCAGCAGTCTTCGATCAGCCAGAGATTATATTTTTTGGCCAGCGCGACGATGACTTCGAGGTTGTAAGGGTTGCCCAGGGTATGCGCGAGCATAATAGCCTTGGTCTTGGGGCTAATAGCCGCTTCGATGCTGGCCGGATCAATGTTGTAGGTGGGCAGGTGCACGTCGACAAACACCGGCACTGCGCCGAATTGCAGGATAGGGTTCACCGTAGTCGGAAATCCTGCCGCCACCGAAATGACTTCATCACCCTGCTGAATGGCGCGCTCACCCAGTTTAGGCGAAGTAAGCGCAGAGAATGCCAGCAGATTGGCAGACGAACCGGAGTTGGTAGTGAGCGCGTGTTTCACGCCAAGGAATTCGGTCAGGCGCTTTTCGAAGGCATCGTTAAAACGACCAGTAGTAAGCCAGCCATCAAGCGAAGCCTCCACCATATTTTGCAATTCGGCAGCGCCGATTACCTTGCCGGAGGGTGGAATGACGCTTGTACCCGCCTGAAAGGGCTTGTGTCGATATTTCAGCGCAGCAAGATTGGGAATATCCAATGTCACCAACCTGCGCAGCACGCGCTCATGGCCTTTGTCACTCAACCGTGCAACAGGTTTCTCGATGCGACTGATGTGCAAGTTAAATACCTTGTCAATTCGCACATGACTTTGATGCTTAAGCGGCTCGTCAGCAAAGTCAGTCAAATCCAGCGCAAAACCCTGCTCCTCTTCTACAGGCGTCTTGGTAATGAAAGCTATGCGTACATCGTCGTTTTCATCCTTGCCTGACAAGGCCAACACTGGCCTTTTCTTCTTGTTGCTGAGGTCGCTAAATGGAAAGTAGGCGCTGTAGATTGTGCCTGGCGTAATCTCAAAGGTCATTCCAGCAATCCTCTTCTACACTGTTAAGAATTTTTTTTGCAAAGCCACTTTCATCCATCAATTGAGTCATTTCCAGGCTTTCCTGGGGTATTCCTCCCTTGGAAGATGAGCGTGGAATGACGATAACATCAACTTCATCTCCCATTTCTGGCGGAAGAACAAGATGGATGGTGTGACTTGCATCGGCGATGAGATGTTGACGGAATATTGCGCTCATGATTGCGTTCCTCTTGTGAATTCTGCGATTTGGGCTATTGTTTTGGTTCTCATGTCTGCGCCATGTTCCACCTCTTTGTGCCACTCGATGATTTTTACCAATGCCAGCATCAGTGACCAGCGAGGATGCCAGTCTAAACGCGCTTTCGCCTTGGAGCAATCCAGCTTGAGGTAGTGTGCTTCATGCGGATGATCGACCTGATCCAGTTGCCAGCTGGCGCCCTCACCCCATTGCTGCGTTAGCTGCTCGACTATCCACTGCACTGGTTTGGCATCTTCATCGTTCGGCCCGAAATTCCAGCCTTCGGCATAGGCCACACCCTCTTCATATAGTTTTTGTGCCAGTTGCAGATAACCTGCGAGCGGTTCCAGTACGTGCTGCCAAGGCCGGATAGCGTGCGGATTGCGGATGGTCACTGGCAGCCCTGCGCTGACTGCGCGCAAGATATCCGGGATCAGACGATCATCCGCCCAGTCGCCACCGCCGATAACGTTACCCGCGCGCGCTGAAGCCAATGCAACATGATGCTCGTTGTATTTTTCCGGGTTAAAAAATGAATTACGATAAGCCGCAGCCACCAGTTCAGCACAACCCTTGCTGCTGCTATAGGGATCATAGCCGCCCATGGCTTCGTTTTCGCGATAGCCCCACATCCACTCTTTATTTTCGTAACACTTGTCGCTGGTGACGTTAACCACTGCACGCACACTGGGGGTTTTCCGCACGGCTTCCAGTAAATGCACGGTACCCATCACGTTCGTCGAGTAGGTTTCCACCGGCTCGATGTAGGAATAGCGCACCAGGGGTTGCGCCGCCATATGAATGACGATCTCTGGCTCAGCCGCCTGCATGGCACCAGCCAGAGCAGCGCCATCGCGAATATCGCCAATAATGGAATGCATACCCTGCCCGACTTGCGCTACGTCAAACAGACTGGGGGTGGTTGGCGGCTGTAAAGCATAGCCGGTCACGTCCGCACCCAACTCTTGCAACCACAGACACAGCCAGCTACCTTTAAAACCAGTGTGTCCGGTTACAAACACTTTTTTACCTGACCAAAATTTCATATTCACGGCCAGACCTTCCAAGGTGCTTTACCGCTTTTCCATAGCTCTTCCAGGTAATTTTTATCCCGTAGCGTATCCATCGGCTGCCAGAAGCCGTGATGCAGATAGGCCGAAAGTTGCCCAGCTCCGGCAAGCTGTTCCATGGGTTCACGTTCCCATATGGTGTGATCGCCTTCGATTTCATCAATCACCTTGGGGGACAGAATAAAGAAGCCACCATTGATCCAGCCGCCGTCACCTTGCGGCTTTTCCTGAAAACCACACACTTTATGCTGCTCCAGATTGAGTGCACCAAACCGCCCAGGTGGCTGCACTGCGGTTAGCGTCGCCAGCGTATTTTGTGCTTTGTGAAAAGCGATAGATTCAGCAATATTTACGTCACCCACTCCGTCGCCGTAGGTAAAGCAGAAATCTTCGTCACCCAGAAAATGCCGCACACGTTTGAGGCGCCCGCCGGTCATGGATTCGTCGCCAGTGTCAACGAGAGTAACTTTCCACGGCTCGGCACTGTTCTGATGCACTTCCATCTTATTATTCTGCATATCGAATGTCACATCCGAGGTATGCAGAAAATAATTGGCAAAGTACTCCTTGATCAAATAGCCTTTGTAGCCGAGGCAGATGATGAAGTCATTCACGCCATGCGCCGAATACATTTTCATGATGTGCCATAAAATCGGCTTGCCGCCGATTTCTATCATGGGTTTGGGGCGAGTTGATGTCTCTTCGCTGATTCGGGTACCGAGACCTCCCGCTAGAATGACTGCTTTCATACCATCCCTTTTAATCGTTCAATCCCATTTATTTTCATATTTACCCTACCTGCCAATCTCACCACTTCACCACATGCAAATGACTCAATGACCGCCCCAGAAAACGTTCGCCTATGGTCTGGAATTTCACCGGCACATCGGTCACATAATATTCGTAGTGCGGCAGGGCATGGCTGGTGTTGGCCAGATTGAGCTCTGTAAGCAGGGCCGCAGTACGGTTGGCCATGGCTTCAGCGGAGTCGACCAGTTTAACGCCCTCGCCCATGACTTCCTGCAGCAAGGGCTTGATCAGCGGGTAATGGGTACAACCCAGCACCAAAGTATCGATATGCTCGGCGATCACCGGCTTGAGGTATTCCTGCGCAGTGAGGCGGGTGACTTCGTGATCCAGCCAGCCTTCTTCGAC from Sulfuriferula thiophila encodes:
- the rfbH gene encoding lipopolysaccharide biosynthesis protein RfbH encodes the protein MTFEITPGTIYSAYFPFSDLSNKKKRPVLALSGKDENDDVRIAFITKTPVEEEQGFALDLTDFADEPLKHQSHVRIDKVFNLHISRIEKPVARLSDKGHERVLRRLVTLDIPNLAALKYRHKPFQAGTSVIPPSGKVIGAAELQNMVEASLDGWLTTGRFNDAFEKRLTEFLGVKHALTTNSGSSANLLAFSALTSPKLGERAIQQGDEVISVAAGFPTTVNPILQFGAVPVFVDVHLPTYNIDPASIEAAISPKTKAIMLAHTLGNPYNLEVIVALAKKYNLWLIEDCCDALGSTYNGKLVGTFGDIGTLSFYPAHHITMGEGGAVFTNNDQLKMIIESFRDWGRDCYCPPGKDNTCGKRFCWKLGDLPEGYDHKYTYSHLGYNLKITDMQAACALAQMDRVEEFIAARKANFAYLKAGLRSCEEFLLLPEATPNSEPSWFGFPITIKQNADANRVDLLKYLDQNKIGTRLLFAGNLTRQPYMKGQKFRVSGELVNTDTVMNDTFWIGVYPGLSKEMLDFVIAKLEAFFGVNF
- the rfbG gene encoding CDP-glucose 4,6-dehydratase; this encodes MKFWSGKKVFVTGHTGFKGSWLCLWLQELGADVTGYALQPPTTPSLFDVAQVGQGMHSIIGDIRDGAALAGAMQAAEPEIVIHMAAQPLVRYSYIEPVETYSTNVMGTVHLLEAVRKTPSVRAVVNVTSDKCYENKEWMWGYRENEAMGGYDPYSSSKGCAELVAAAYRNSFFNPEKYNEHHVALASARAGNVIGGGDWADDRLIPDILRAVSAGLPVTIRNPHAIRPWQHVLEPLAGYLQLAQKLYEEGVAYAEGWNFGPNDEDAKPVQWIVEQLTQQWGEGASWQLDQVDHPHEAHYLKLDCSKAKARLDWHPRWSLMLALVKIIEWHKEVEHGADMRTKTIAQIAEFTRGTQS
- the rfbF gene encoding glucose-1-phosphate cytidylyltransferase, encoding MKAVILAGGLGTRISEETSTRPKPMIEIGGKPILWHIMKMYSAHGVNDFIICLGYKGYLIKEYFANYFLHTSDVTFDMQNNKMEVHQNSAEPWKVTLVDTGDESMTGGRLKRVRHFLGDEDFCFTYGDGVGDVNIAESIAFHKAQNTLATLTAVQPPGRFGALNLEQHKVCGFQEKPQGDGGWINGGFFILSPKVIDEIEGDHTIWEREPMEQLAGAGQLSAYLHHGFWQPMDTLRDKNYLEELWKSGKAPWKVWP